The following are from one region of the [Chlorobium] sp. 445 genome:
- a CDS encoding parvulin peptidyl-prolyl isomerase: MWNFSKSRHGRRLNLWLSGFSSGLLLVLLLHSTLKAQLLDGVVAVVGDEVILKSDIDSQVALYAYQNQIDPRTPGLWTKMLQLTIDQKILVAKAKLDSIQVNTSQLDALVTERMSYIRQRLGSEEEVVKYFGKSISQLRADLREELKAQQMVAELQRKKFASVTISNDDVLKFYEAYKDSLPNVPAEVELAHILIRPKADSLARLSALEKMKQIEAELRAGADFAELAKKYSEDPGSARSGGDLGYVKRGEFVKRFEEVAFALREGQISKIVETEFGFHIIQLLDRRGESIHTRHILLRFDQSKRDDKAAIERLNEIRSQILSGELSFGLAARLHSEDERTASQGGDIISPQTGSNRIPLEAIDASFREVVETLKPGEISEPRRINIVGTDDYAYHIVLLKFKSEPHKMNLTSDYTRIKNFALQKRQAELYEEWLNQLRKEVYWKIKL, translated from the coding sequence ATGTGGAACTTCTCGAAATCTCGGCATGGACGACGTCTGAACCTTTGGCTATCAGGGTTCAGCAGTGGGCTCTTGCTTGTGCTCCTGCTGCACAGCACTCTCAAGGCACAGTTGCTCGATGGTGTTGTAGCGGTTGTCGGTGATGAAGTGATCTTGAAATCAGATATTGATTCACAAGTTGCGCTGTATGCCTATCAAAATCAGATAGACCCGCGCACCCCCGGTCTTTGGACCAAAATGCTGCAATTGACGATCGATCAAAAAATTTTGGTTGCCAAAGCCAAACTCGACAGTATTCAAGTCAATACGAGCCAACTGGATGCGCTGGTTACAGAGCGTATGTCCTACATTCGTCAGCGTCTGGGTTCAGAAGAAGAAGTCGTGAAGTATTTCGGCAAGTCAATTTCACAATTGCGCGCTGATTTGCGTGAAGAATTGAAGGCGCAACAGATGGTGGCTGAATTGCAACGAAAGAAATTTGCGAGCGTAACAATCTCGAATGATGATGTGCTCAAATTCTATGAAGCTTACAAAGATTCTTTGCCGAACGTTCCTGCAGAAGTAGAACTTGCGCACATTCTCATTCGCCCAAAAGCAGATAGCTTGGCGCGTCTGTCTGCACTTGAAAAGATGAAGCAAATTGAAGCCGAGCTACGCGCAGGCGCAGACTTCGCTGAACTGGCAAAGAAATACTCTGAAGACCCCGGCTCTGCAAGAAGTGGCGGCGATTTAGGGTATGTCAAGCGTGGCGAGTTTGTCAAACGCTTTGAGGAAGTGGCATTTGCGCTGCGTGAAGGGCAAATCTCGAAAATTGTGGAAACGGAATTTGGCTTTCACATCATTCAGTTGCTTGACCGACGAGGCGAATCCATTCACACACGGCATATTCTTTTGCGCTTCGACCAATCCAAGCGCGATGATAAAGCCGCTATCGAGCGCTTGAATGAGATCCGCTCACAGATTCTCTCGGGCGAGCTAAGTTTCGGCTTAGCAGCACGACTACATTCTGAAGACGAACGCACTGCATCGCAAGGTGGCGATATCATTTCGCCGCAAACTGGTAGCAATCGCATTCCGTTGGAAGCCATTGATGCCTCATTTAGAGAAGTTGTCGAGACACTTAAACCCGGCGAAATCTCCGAGCCACGACGCATTAACATCGTTGGAACTGACGACTATGCCTATCACATTGTGCTGCTGAAGTTCAAGTCGGAGCCACACAAGATGAATCTCACAAGCGATTATACACGCATCAAAAACTTCGCACTGCAAAAGCGTCAAGCTGAACTTTACGAAGAATGGCTAAATCAACTTCGCAAAGAAGTCTATTGGAAAATCAAACTCTAA
- a CDS encoding glycosyltransferase has translation MLNIQSQIEAHRSVDADTTYRYDISIVIPLFNEAESLPELAAQITDAISKNELGALFGHRPSFEILFINDGSNDGSDKVIKRLIAGHPEIKLISFRRNYGKSAGLDAGFKAAQGKYVITMDADLQDNPYEIEPLIRKLEEGYDLVSGWKKKRYDPITKTVPSKLFNAVTRILSGVPLHDFNCGLKAYRHEVVKSLQIYGEMHRYIPVLAKWNGFRVGELVVQHRARKYGHSKFGISRFFNGFLDLLTVLFITKYMKRPMHFFGMLGIVAFFIGFAISFYLAFEKIMFDASMSNRPLLLLGVMLIILGVQLFGIGLLGEMITKTYLQAEPYLIKEKVNVD, from the coding sequence ATGCTTAACATTCAATCTCAGATTGAAGCACATCGTTCAGTCGATGCAGATACGACATATCGCTACGATATTTCTATCGTCATTCCACTCTTCAATGAAGCAGAGTCGCTGCCTGAACTTGCTGCGCAAATCACGGATGCCATCTCCAAAAATGAACTCGGGGCACTCTTTGGGCATCGTCCGTCATTTGAAATTCTCTTTATCAACGATGGCTCAAACGATGGCTCAGACAAAGTTATCAAGCGTCTTATCGCAGGGCATCCTGAAATCAAACTTATTTCGTTTCGGCGCAACTATGGCAAATCAGCAGGGTTAGATGCGGGCTTCAAAGCTGCACAGGGCAAGTATGTCATCACAATGGATGCTGACTTGCAAGATAATCCTTATGAAATTGAGCCCCTAATTCGCAAACTCGAAGAAGGCTATGACCTTGTCAGCGGCTGGAAGAAAAAACGCTATGATCCAATCACAAAGACTGTGCCTTCAAAACTCTTCAATGCTGTTACGCGCATACTCTCAGGCGTGCCTTTGCATGACTTCAACTGCGGGTTGAAAGCCTATCGCCATGAAGTGGTCAAATCCTTGCAAATCTATGGCGAAATGCATCGCTACATTCCTGTGCTTGCCAAGTGGAATGGCTTTCGCGTAGGCGAACTTGTGGTGCAACATCGCGCACGCAAGTATGGTCATTCAAAATTTGGAATCAGCCGCTTCTTCAACGGCTTTTTGGATTTGCTTACCGTGCTCTTCATCACCAAGTACATGAAACGCCCGATGCACTTTTTCGGCATGCTGGGTATTGTAGCGTTCTTCATCGGCTTTGCAATTAGCTTCTATCTTGCCTTCGAGAAAATCATGTTTGATGCTTCCATGAGCAATCGCCCACTGCTGCTGTTAGGTGTGATGCTTATTATTTTAGGCGTCCAACTCTTTGGCATCGGTCTACTTGGAGAGATGATCACCAAAACCTACCTGCAAGCTGAACCTTATCTTATCAAAGAAAAAGTCAATGTGGACTAA